The Cardinium endosymbiont cEper1 of Encarsia pergandiella nucleotide sequence GAGTTAACGGATGATATAGTGGTTCTATTCGGGTTTAGCACACTGGTTTTTACTATGATCATTTATTGTAAAGTCCAAATAGCTGATTATACCGCACATAAACGCTACTTAAAAGATAAAAAAAAGATAGAAAGAGAGAAAAATTATACATTAAAACTAAAACAAACGATCCATAATTTGCACATCCGTGCTAAGAAACCTTATTCAAAAAGAGATAGCAATTTTTTAGATAAAATAGTAAAAATAGTGATGGAGTCTCCTTTATTTTTAGAAGATGACACCCTGTATAAGGAAGATTTTAACATTATTGTAAATAAATTTTTCACTTGGTCTATATTCTTAAAAGAGCATACTAAATCTAAGTTTCATCTACGATTATTACCGACTGAAATTAGGCTAAAGGAATTGATTCAGGAATTGGAAACTGGATTAAATGATTCTGTGGAATCTGCACCACAGTTAAGTATAGTGCAAGGAGATGTTGATATGACTACTAAGATTGTATGTGATGTCAACCAGATAATCCATTTATTGGTAGCTGTTATTTTACGTATTACGCACCTAGAACAAAGTGCATCTATACGTATTCAACTACATACCACTCGATTAAAATACCAGAAATATAACCCTATTAAAAAACAAAAACCTCCAGAAATAGTCTTTCCAGCTATAGCCTTAGTAGTGAACAGTGGCAATATACCTCTATCCAAATTTGCTTCCATTAAGAGCTATTATCAGGATATCACCGAAGGGATAGAACTAATAGGAGCCCTTAACCAGTCAAGTTCAGAACAAATCAATATACAAAAAGAGCCAATAGAACGAAACATTCGTGCCCATTATGGTTATTTACAATTTTCTCCTTCTAAACAAAAAACTATTCTACTGGTATTGCCTTGTAATGTAAAGGTTGTTCAGGATGCAATGCTTACCAATTTGGCTCCTTCCAATAGTTATGTAAATAAAAGTGAAATTAATACTTCTATGGAAGTATTAATGAAATTCAATGACTATGCTTGCAAGATGTGTAATATCCGTATAGGTGTCATGGATGAAATATTTCTACTGCTAAGGCGTTGTTATGCTTTTAGAAGACATGCATCAGGAAAATTGTTCTATGTCCGTGCAATAGGGATTGCACGTTTGGTAACAGATTGGGTAAATTATGCGCCTGAACCAATCTATGCTGCTTTGTTATATGATTTAGTTGTTTATACCGATCTGCCTATTTCTTATATTAAGGCTAATTATAGCCTAGCTATTTTTTCTTTTGTCCAATCTATTATTTCCATACAGAACCGGAAAGATCTAGAGCCATCTGGGCTCTCTATAGATAATCAACGTAAAAAAATAGTTAACCAAGATCAGCTTTTTATACTTTGCATTAAACTAGCTGAGCGACTTTATGATTTACGACAAGCCTATGGTTATACCCATAAAGTTCATGTATCCAATATGGCGAAAGAGACCCTTACAGTAGATGTTTGTTTGGCCAAAAAATATCTGGATAATGACATAGTAGAAGCGTTGCAAAGAGCAGCGCAAGACGCATTAAGGATTTAAGATTTGATGGATAAAAATA carries:
- a CDS encoding HD domain-containing protein, with the protein product MKLEPCNTVIGYTGCYVIITTAILSYVGQCLVYWYILQIAAGIWLIGYSVVSHNRVPSWQISRSWLIGAMFCLPINVLWHWWHVTDYLFLLKLSLAHLSVALFVFPLSLGMIVLAVTFSAIVYVSCYVENLIELTDDIVVLFGFSTLVFTMIIYCKVQIADYTAHKRYLKDKKKIEREKNYTLKLKQTIHNLHIRAKKPYSKRDSNFLDKIVKIVMESPLFLEDDTLYKEDFNIIVNKFFTWSIFLKEHTKSKFHLRLLPTEIRLKELIQELETGLNDSVESAPQLSIVQGDVDMTTKIVCDVNQIIHLLVAVILRITHLEQSASIRIQLHTTRLKYQKYNPIKKQKPPEIVFPAIALVVNSGNIPLSKFASIKSYYQDITEGIELIGALNQSSSEQINIQKEPIERNIRAHYGYLQFSPSKQKTILLVLPCNVKVVQDAMLTNLAPSNSYVNKSEINTSMEVLMKFNDYACKMCNIRIGVMDEIFLLLRRCYAFRRHASGKLFYVRAIGIARLVTDWVNYAPEPIYAALLYDLVVYTDLPISYIKANYSLAIFSFVQSIISIQNRKDLEPSGLSIDNQRKKIVNQDQLFILCIKLAERLYDLRQAYGYTHKVHVSNMAKETLTVDVCLAKKYLDNDIVEALQRAAQDALRI